Proteins encoded by one window of Shewanella avicenniae:
- a CDS encoding class I SAM-dependent DNA methyltransferase, with amino-acid sequence MSANALYTDLSGYYDLMCVDIDYQAQSHCVRRLHQMFGNGGDQHLDLACGTGPHVRHFIDFGYQSSGLDINQPMLDLAAQRCPEAEFVQQDMSDFTVTQELDLITCFLYSIHYNADLTKLKQCIESAHRALSSGGVFCFNVVAKDKINNALFVQHGATQADEQFTFRSSWFFQGDGDQQALKLSIEKTCSQQTQIWHDEHPMVAFTFAAIELLLQPYFEVHLFEHDYHKIIPWDGHSGNALIVCVKR; translated from the coding sequence ATGTCTGCCAATGCGCTCTATACCGACCTGTCGGGTTACTACGACTTAATGTGTGTCGATATCGACTACCAAGCCCAGAGCCATTGCGTGCGTAGATTGCATCAGATGTTTGGTAATGGCGGTGATCAGCACCTTGATTTGGCCTGTGGCACCGGCCCGCATGTGCGCCATTTTATCGATTTTGGCTATCAAAGTAGTGGGTTGGATATCAACCAGCCAATGCTGGATCTCGCTGCGCAGCGCTGCCCAGAAGCGGAGTTTGTTCAACAAGACATGAGTGACTTTACCGTGACTCAAGAGCTAGATCTGATCACCTGCTTCCTCTACTCCATCCATTACAACGCCGATCTGACTAAGCTAAAGCAGTGTATTGAGAGCGCCCACCGTGCGTTAAGTAGCGGCGGCGTATTCTGCTTTAACGTGGTGGCCAAGGACAAAATCAATAATGCGCTATTTGTGCAACACGGCGCGACCCAAGCCGATGAGCAGTTTACCTTTCGCTCCAGCTGGTTTTTTCAAGGTGATGGTGACCAACAAGCCCTCAAGCTCAGTATTGAAAAAACCTGCAGCCAGCAAACTCAAATTTGGCATGACGAACATCCCATGGTGGCGTTTACCTTTGCGGCAATTGAACTGCTGCTACAGCCTTATTTTGAGGTACACCTGTTTGAGCATGACTACCACAAAATCATTCCGTGGGATGGGCATTCAGGCAACGCGTTGATTGTCTGCGTGAAACGTTAA
- the ribA gene encoding GTP cyclohydrolase II yields the protein MSIKYVATAKLPTPWGVFSMHGFEDTESGKEHVALTFGELQADEPMLGRIHSECLTGDALFSLRCDCGFQLQTAMQNIAAEGRGFILYLRQEGRGIGLLNKVRAYALQDQGANTVEANEKLGFPADMRKYDMIAPMLEKIGVHKVRLMTNNPRKVKAMQQVGVEVTERVPLQVGKNPYNENYLKTKSHELGHLIPDSYFEPHQD from the coding sequence ATGTCGATTAAATACGTTGCTACAGCCAAATTACCAACGCCTTGGGGTGTGTTTTCCATGCATGGTTTTGAAGATACAGAATCAGGCAAAGAGCATGTAGCGTTAACCTTTGGTGAATTACAGGCCGACGAGCCGATGCTGGGACGCATTCATTCTGAATGTCTCACTGGCGATGCGCTGTTTAGTCTGCGTTGCGATTGTGGTTTTCAGTTGCAAACAGCGATGCAAAATATTGCTGCAGAAGGACGTGGTTTTATTCTCTATCTGCGTCAAGAAGGGCGCGGCATTGGCTTGCTCAATAAAGTGCGCGCTTATGCGCTGCAAGACCAAGGCGCAAATACTGTAGAAGCCAACGAAAAGTTGGGCTTCCCGGCAGATATGCGCAAATATGACATGATTGCGCCAATGCTGGAAAAAATCGGCGTACATAAAGTGCGTTTGATGACCAATAACCCTCGCAAAGTGAAAGCGATGCAGCAGGTTGGGGTGGAAGTGACGGAGCGGGTGCCGTTGCAAGTGGGTAAAAACCCATACAACGAAAACTACCTGAAAACCAAATCCCATGAGTTGGGGCATTTGATCCCGGATTCATACTTCGAACCGCATCAAGATTAA